A genomic segment from Flavobacterium inviolabile encodes:
- a CDS encoding Eco57I restriction-modification methylase domain-containing protein: MKNSQLHIFLSQLKLEEKVVFRDKDKNTYAVDFHKDIKQRIESILPDAVYIFNSQPLILFFDLTIQSSRNINTLYKKVWSFDNTSIIFLIKDTGIEVFNALNYIKEENTLEPINLSDKKIKELFNIWELESGNTWKWFQKEYIEKQKGKTHRKRVNERLFSNIKEVRNYLTNNENLNDNESNSLILRIIFIRYLIDRKIKIDDTLIPGDVENLNDRRKSFIQLIREPQKLNELFTKLNNRFNGVLFKENDFVLTQSQSDYLAGVFAGELDGDNSLFKDFFFEIFDFSIIPVEVISGIYESLIDDEKRKLDSAVYTPSFLVDYILKDTVDEYLKNNSPEECTVFEVAVGSGIFLVQSLRRMIEKEIDLNGNKDKILFSEKIKSFAEKNLYGIDINPQALKVTCFSIYIALLDYLEPADINIYQFPKLIDNNLFESNFFGKLNDKNELQPADFEEIIKKIKPKFVLGNPPWKSKKDDLIHTKWIKGNNKTVGYFEIAQSFLLRVKDFMSDESKSALILTSTMFYNVSLPTRKFKKEVLHTYCIDKFFDLSAVKQSLFETQESPTSIIFFRLSKENEHLTNIVKHHSLKVNSFLKNFKMLVIEKFDQKEISQKYFIDNQWMFKVALYGNTLDYHFLNRISQQGKALEKLINNTTLFGGAGIKSNYGNDYAEELIGLPLVENNDINCFFTPISNNNRVLLPEDVWYESGRNRQLFLNKKILIKEQAKNWSQLVISYCDNRAVYKNGVNGISSNNEELLKQIFSYLISDIYTYYIFSISSGWGVATRPQTRWKEEYLAFPIIEIDLEVSNQLINLVNELLNPLKEFYKNSFKEDKSEFELTSPNQKDSTPSINQDVLSKINDIIYNIYSIKDYEKDLIDYVLNVSRYQFKESEQNRYTKAIDKDLDFLKKYADVYLTEFSDIYSDEFIQVEVYPLKHFIAMNFVMKDEKPNEAIIYSKNKDIESVLKTLANTLSVSEIVSTHDTDKNLFIQKDIKGFEKDSFYIIKPNEYKCWHRAMAWYDVAEFKEAIQKAEINDLNGIAE, encoded by the coding sequence TTGAAAAATAGTCAATTACATATTTTTTTATCTCAACTCAAATTAGAAGAGAAAGTTGTCTTTAGAGATAAGGATAAAAACACCTATGCGGTTGATTTTCATAAAGATATAAAACAAAGAATTGAATCTATTCTGCCTGATGCTGTTTATATTTTTAATTCTCAGCCTCTTATTTTATTTTTTGACCTTACTATTCAGAGTAGTCGGAACATTAATACATTATATAAAAAAGTTTGGTCTTTTGATAACACTTCAATTATTTTTCTTATAAAAGATACAGGTATTGAAGTGTTCAATGCTTTAAACTATATTAAAGAAGAAAATACTCTTGAACCAATCAATTTATCAGACAAAAAAATAAAAGAACTGTTTAATATTTGGGAATTAGAGAGTGGTAATACTTGGAAGTGGTTTCAAAAAGAATACATCGAAAAACAAAAAGGGAAAACACATCGAAAAAGAGTAAACGAGCGTCTTTTCAGCAATATAAAAGAGGTTAGAAATTATTTAACCAATAATGAAAATTTAAATGATAATGAATCTAACTCATTAATTTTAAGAATAATTTTTATTCGTTATCTGATTGACAGAAAGATTAAAATAGATGACACACTAATACCAGGGGATGTTGAAAATTTGAATGACAGACGTAAAAGTTTTATTCAACTTATCAGAGAGCCCCAAAAACTAAATGAACTTTTCACGAAACTAAATAATCGCTTTAATGGTGTTTTGTTTAAAGAAAATGATTTTGTATTAACACAAAGTCAATCGGATTATTTAGCGGGGGTTTTTGCAGGAGAGTTAGACGGAGATAATTCTTTATTTAAGGATTTTTTCTTTGAAATCTTTGACTTCTCTATAATTCCTGTAGAGGTAATTTCAGGCATATATGAATCTTTGATAGATGACGAAAAAAGAAAATTAGACTCGGCAGTATATACTCCTTCTTTTTTAGTTGATTATATTTTAAAAGATACTGTTGATGAATATCTGAAAAATAATAGTCCAGAAGAATGTACCGTTTTTGAAGTAGCTGTGGGGTCAGGGATATTTCTCGTTCAATCTCTTCGAAGAATGATTGAGAAAGAAATTGATTTAAACGGAAATAAAGATAAAATACTTTTTAGTGAGAAAATTAAAAGTTTTGCAGAAAAGAATCTTTATGGAATTGACATTAATCCACAAGCATTAAAAGTTACCTGTTTCTCTATTTATATTGCTTTATTAGACTATTTGGAACCAGCAGACATTAATATATACCAATTTCCGAAGCTCATAGATAACAATCTTTTTGAATCTAACTTCTTTGGGAAATTAAATGATAAAAATGAGTTACAACCTGCTGATTTTGAAGAAATAATAAAGAAGATAAAACCAAAATTTGTCTTAGGGAATCCCCCATGGAAAAGCAAAAAAGATGACCTAATTCACACCAAATGGATAAAAGGCAACAATAAAACTGTAGGGTATTTTGAAATTGCTCAATCTTTTTTGTTGAGAGTTAAGGATTTTATGTCTGATGAATCAAAAAGTGCTTTGATTTTAACAAGCACAATGTTTTATAATGTTTCTTTACCAACACGAAAATTTAAAAAAGAGGTATTACATACGTATTGCATTGATAAGTTTTTTGACTTATCTGCTGTTAAACAGTCTCTTTTTGAAACACAAGAAAGTCCTACATCCATTATCTTTTTTAGATTATCAAAAGAGAATGAACACTTAACTAATATTGTAAAACATCACAGTTTGAAAGTCAATTCTTTTTTGAAAAACTTCAAAATGTTGGTTATTGAAAAGTTTGACCAAAAAGAGATTTCTCAGAAATATTTTATTGACAATCAATGGATGTTTAAAGTTGCTTTGTATGGCAATACTTTAGACTATCATTTTCTTAACAGAATTTCTCAACAAGGAAAAGCACTTGAGAAGCTAATTAATAATACGACATTGTTTGGAGGTGCTGGTATAAAATCTAATTATGGAAATGATTATGCAGAAGAATTAATAGGATTACCATTAGTAGAAAACAATGATATTAATTGTTTTTTCACTCCTATAAGCAATAATAATAGAGTTTTATTGCCTGAAGATGTTTGGTATGAGAGTGGAAGAAACAGACAATTGTTTTTAAATAAAAAGATTCTTATTAAAGAACAGGCTAAAAATTGGTCTCAATTGGTTATCTCTTATTGCGATAATAGAGCTGTATATAAAAATGGGGTTAATGGAATATCCTCTAATAATGAAGAATTATTAAAGCAGATATTCTCATACTTAATTTCAGACATATATACATATTACATTTTTTCTATATCAAGTGGGTGGGGTGTAGCTACGAGACCTCAAACAAGGTGGAAAGAAGAATACCTCGCTTTTCCAATAATAGAAATTGATTTAGAAGTTAGTAACCAATTAATCAATTTAGTAAATGAATTATTAAACCCGTTAAAGGAATTTTATAAGAACTCTTTTAAAGAAGATAAATCAGAATTCGAATTAACGTCTCCTAATCAAAAAGATAGCACCCCTTCTATAAACCAAGATGTTTTAAGTAAAATTAATGATATAATCTATAATATATATAGTATAAAAGATTACGAAAAAGATTTAATAGATTATGTTTTAAATGTTTCAAGATATCAATTTAAAGAGAGTGAACAAAATAGATACACTAAAGCTATTGATAAAGATTTAGATTTCCTCAAAAAATACGCAGATGTTTACTTAACCGAGTTTTCTGATATTTATTCAGATGAATTTATACAGGTCGAGGTTTACCCTTTGAAACACTTTATTGCAATGAATTTTGTAATGAAGGACGAAAAGCCTAATGAGGCCATAATTTATTCAAAAAATAAAGATATAGAAAGCGTTTTAAAAACGTTGGCGAATACATTAAGTGTTTCTGAAATAGTAAGCACTCACGATACGGATAAGAACTTATTTATTCAAAAGGACATAAAAGGTTTTGAAAAGGATTCCTTTTATATAATTAAGCCAAATGAAT